The Pseudomonas eucalypticola genome has a window encoding:
- a CDS encoding terminase, translating into MSKYLPHIPGFHWQNNADHTGELIGLPLIGLGGVLIVSGVLDASFLPLAVGVIGVVAGLGLRKAH; encoded by the coding sequence ATGAGCAAGTACCTGCCCCACATCCCCGGTTTCCACTGGCAGAACAACGCCGACCATACCGGCGAGCTGATCGGTTTGCCGCTGATCGGGCTGGGTGGCGTGCTGATCGTCTCGGGCGTGCTGGACGCCAGCTTCCTTCCCCTGGCTGTCGGCGTGATAGGCGTGGTCGCCGGGCTGGGGTTGCGCAAAGCGCATTGA
- a CDS encoding DcrB-related protein: MDYQFQEGSFTLPEGFQDRTVNMFVFGTTTPAPLSITLSRDTHLPGEDLGAYLKRQLKLLASKLRGYTVLEQKTVELSASHPVPGVQIEAYYMSDKRPIHQRQAAFIIAPGRVLVFACTSQADFTAEQNRNWTDLLASYQPRQLNPDPAASGAQE, from the coding sequence ATGGATTATCAGTTTCAGGAAGGCAGCTTCACGTTGCCTGAAGGTTTCCAGGACCGCACCGTCAACATGTTCGTGTTCGGCACGACGACGCCCGCCCCCTTGAGCATCACCCTTTCGCGCGACACGCACCTGCCCGGTGAAGACCTCGGCGCTTACCTGAAGCGCCAACTGAAACTGCTGGCGTCGAAGCTGCGTGGCTACACCGTGCTTGAACAGAAAACCGTCGAGCTATCCGCTTCCCACCCCGTACCAGGGGTGCAGATCGAAGCGTACTACATGAGCGACAAACGCCCCATTCATCAACGCCAGGCGGCTTTCATCATCGCGCCCGGCCGTGTCCTGGTATTCGCGTGCACCAGCCAGGCTGACTTCACGGCCGAACAGAACCGCAACTGGACCGACCTGCTCGCCAGTTACCAACCCAGGCAATTGAACCCGGACCCGGCAGCCAGCGGCGCACAGGAGTAA
- a CDS encoding transglycosylase SLT domain-containing protein encodes MTRPSLLTLLVLALLAPLPAMARPPGPLQVAHATKVRDLADIRQGRVLRVLVNQSRNSSGEVKGEAIGVEYHRLNAFEQYLNGHADGGQAIHLKIIPRPKEQLIGALQRGEGDLVAPGEVLDVPDTPLVSASAPVLDNVPLVLVGAKGARRYARIEQLAGKTVTLPAGSVAGDVLQGINQKLAARRLAPVRVEWADPSLAVEDVLEMVQAGIYPMTIVEKPIAGRWARVMPKLMVQGNLHLGAPRQITWYVRSDAPMLHASIDRFTRIYRAPADQDAAFARVYRTAYQVHNPLAHADRQRLEKLRPVLQRYAREQGIDWLNLAALAFKESKLDPSVRGAGGATGLLQITPAAAQRVGVGNIQNVDNNVQAASRYLALIRKKFFASSKLNERQRMAFVLAAYNMGPERVQAMRAEARRRGLNPNQWFFQVERIAMEQVGMNAVSYVNSVNKYYLAYDRERDTLEPGGDKARRLAANP; translated from the coding sequence ATGACGCGTCCCTCACTGTTGACCCTGCTGGTACTCGCCTTGCTGGCCCCGCTGCCGGCCATGGCGCGCCCGCCCGGGCCGCTGCAAGTGGCGCACGCGACCAAGGTCCGTGACCTGGCCGATATTCGCCAGGGCCGGGTACTTCGGGTGCTGGTGAACCAGAGTCGCAACAGCTCCGGCGAGGTCAAGGGTGAGGCCATTGGTGTCGAATACCACCGGCTCAATGCCTTCGAACAGTACCTCAATGGCCATGCCGACGGCGGCCAGGCCATTCACCTGAAAATCATTCCCCGCCCCAAAGAGCAGTTGATCGGGGCCTTGCAGCGTGGCGAAGGTGACCTGGTGGCGCCGGGGGAGGTGCTCGATGTGCCCGATACCCCGTTGGTCAGCGCCAGTGCCCCCGTGCTCGACAACGTACCCTTGGTACTGGTGGGTGCCAAGGGCGCGCGGCGCTATGCGCGCATCGAACAACTGGCGGGCAAGACGGTGACCTTGCCAGCGGGCAGCGTGGCTGGCGATGTGCTGCAGGGCATCAACCAGAAACTGGCGGCGCGTCGGTTGGCACCGGTTAGGGTCGAATGGGCTGACCCCAGCCTGGCCGTGGAAGACGTGCTGGAAATGGTGCAGGCCGGTATCTACCCCATGACCATTGTCGAGAAGCCCATCGCCGGGCGGTGGGCCCGGGTCATGCCCAAGCTGATGGTGCAGGGCAACCTGCACCTGGGCGCGCCGCGGCAGATCACCTGGTACGTGCGCAGCGATGCGCCCATGCTGCACGCCAGCATCGACCGTTTCACCCGCATCTACCGCGCGCCGGCGGACCAGGATGCAGCCTTCGCCCGGGTTTACCGCACGGCTTACCAGGTGCACAACCCGCTGGCCCATGCCGATCGCCAGCGCCTGGAAAAGCTGCGCCCGGTGCTGCAACGCTATGCACGTGAACAAGGGATCGACTGGCTCAACCTGGCGGCGCTGGCGTTCAAGGAGTCCAAGCTTGACCCTTCGGTGCGCGGTGCTGGCGGCGCGACGGGGCTGCTGCAGATCACGCCTGCGGCGGCCCAGCGGGTGGGCGTGGGCAATATCCAGAATGTCGATAACAACGTCCAGGCCGCCTCGCGCTACCTGGCATTGATCCGCAAGAAGTTCTTTGCCAGCAGCAAGCTCAACGAGCGCCAGCGCATGGCGTTTGTCCTCGCGGCCTACAACATGGGGCCGGAACGAGTGCAAGCCATGCGCGCCGAGGCCCGCCGCCGCGGCTTGAACCCCAACCAGTGGTTCTTCCAGGTGGAGCGCATCGCCATGGAGCAGGTGGGCATGAACGCCGTGAGCTACGTCAACAGCGTCAACAAGTACTACCTGGCCTACGACCGCGAGCGTGACACCCTGGAGCCGGGTGGCGACAAGGCGCGGCGGTTGGCTGCCAACCCCTGA
- a CDS encoding alpha/beta fold hydrolase gives MPQPIFFAHANGFPGGTYRKLFAELGPEFQVTHLPQHGHDPRFPVTDNWHALIAELVHHLEMQPEPVWGVGHSFGGLLHLYAALQRPELYRGVVMLDSPALTLADQWLIRAAKRFGFIDRLTPAGRTLGRRERFPDREAARAYFAGKALFRHFDPDCFEAYLEHGLCPAGEGLRLCFEADTEIGIYRSVPHVRPASTRQLRVPLALLHGEQSRVVLPHHARAVQRLPHGEAHRVPGGHMFPLERPAATAHLLRAIVERWQVGARRGACA, from the coding sequence ATGCCCCAACCCATCTTCTTCGCCCACGCCAACGGCTTTCCTGGCGGCACCTACCGCAAGCTCTTCGCCGAGCTGGGCCCCGAGTTCCAGGTCACGCACTTGCCTCAGCACGGCCACGACCCGCGCTTTCCAGTCACGGACAATTGGCATGCGCTGATCGCCGAGTTGGTCCATCACCTTGAAATGCAGCCGGAGCCGGTATGGGGCGTGGGCCATTCGTTCGGCGGCCTGCTGCACCTGTATGCCGCGCTGCAGCGCCCTGAGCTGTACCGTGGCGTGGTCATGCTCGATTCCCCCGCGTTGACGCTGGCCGACCAATGGCTGATCCGCGCCGCCAAGCGCTTTGGTTTCATCGACCGCCTGACACCCGCGGGGCGCACGTTGGGCCGCCGCGAGCGATTCCCTGACCGTGAGGCGGCGCGTGCCTACTTCGCCGGCAAGGCGCTGTTCCGCCATTTCGACCCCGACTGCTTCGAGGCCTACCTGGAACATGGATTGTGCCCGGCAGGCGAGGGGCTGCGCCTGTGTTTCGAGGCCGACACGGAAATTGGCATCTACCGCAGCGTGCCCCATGTGCGGCCGGCCAGTACCCGGCAGCTGCGCGTGCCGTTGGCGCTGCTGCACGGCGAGCAAAGCCGCGTGGTATTGCCCCACCATGCGCGCGCCGTGCAGCGCCTGCCCCACGGCGAAGCCCACCGTGTGCCGGGTGGGCACATGTTTCCCCTGGAACGACCGGCAGCCACCGCGCACCTGCTCAGGGCCATCGTCGAGCGCTGGCAGGTGGGTGCTCGCCGGGGGGCCTGCGCATGA
- a CDS encoding transglutaminase TgpA family protein codes for MPARLGAVPAGGRMTPSIPRISLTWLLLAQCLVIVPFWPHVPLWMVGLWLGCTLWRVQILRMRAAFPGLLLKVAMVVATAAGVFMSRGVLIGLDAAATLLVATFMLKVVEMRTLRDARVLIYLGFFCVVVAYLYDASLPWALYSVLPVTALLTAMIGLQQTRLVAQPLATLRLALAILAQALPLMLLFFVFFPRLEPLWSLPIPSNKAQTGLAESMTPGDVAELGRSAQLVMQVSFEGPMPSRQALYWRAFTLERFDGGRWSQSEMSRGLPVAAWQPNGPQVRYRIIQQPGDRWLYGLDVAHTDLPGVRQMADFRLTRVQPLDRPLLYNVTSSPQAIRDLQLSEAMRRQDLRLPATGDPRTRQWAQELKGRYPQPDALVQAVLQRFHDDDYHYTLRPPALGSDSIDSFLFNSRAGFCAHYAGAMTYLLRAAGIPARMVVGYQGGELNPAGRYLTVRQFDAHAWVEYWQPGRGWRSADPTAAVSPLRIDQGPEEALASDEEFLSDAPFSPLRLRHFSWANDLRLGWDNLNYGWQRWVLDYQSAQQLDFLNRWFKGLASTVLPVGLLVVLGALALVLLKPWRRAADSQLQLYQRFEALLARHGLARATGEGAQAYARRASRHFADQAGVIEAFSEAFIAQRYGGQPANLGQLRQQFKAVRASLDGVHRVAVRESS; via the coding sequence CTGCCTGCGCGCCTTGGCGCTGTACCGGCAGGGGGGCGCATGACCCCGAGCATCCCGCGGATCAGCCTGACGTGGCTGCTGTTGGCCCAATGCCTGGTGATCGTGCCGTTCTGGCCCCATGTGCCCCTGTGGATGGTGGGCCTGTGGCTGGGCTGCACCCTGTGGCGGGTGCAGATTTTGCGCATGCGCGCCGCGTTCCCGGGCTTGCTGCTGAAAGTCGCGATGGTGGTGGCCACCGCCGCCGGGGTGTTCATGTCCCGGGGTGTGCTCATCGGCCTCGACGCGGCGGCGACGCTGCTGGTCGCCACCTTCATGCTCAAGGTGGTGGAGATGCGCACCTTGCGCGACGCGCGGGTGCTGATCTACCTGGGCTTTTTCTGTGTGGTAGTGGCTTACCTGTACGACGCCAGCCTGCCCTGGGCACTGTACAGCGTGCTGCCGGTGACGGCGTTGCTGACGGCCATGATCGGTTTGCAACAGACCCGCCTGGTGGCGCAGCCCCTGGCGACCCTGCGCCTGGCCCTGGCGATCCTGGCCCAGGCCTTGCCGCTGATGCTGTTGTTCTTCGTGTTCTTTCCACGCCTGGAGCCGCTGTGGTCGCTGCCCATCCCCAGTAACAAGGCGCAGACGGGCCTGGCCGAGAGCATGACGCCGGGGGACGTGGCCGAGCTGGGGCGCTCGGCGCAGTTGGTGATGCAGGTCAGCTTCGAGGGGCCGATGCCGTCGCGCCAGGCGTTGTACTGGCGGGCCTTCACCCTGGAGCGGTTCGACGGCGGGCGCTGGAGCCAATCGGAAATGTCCCGAGGCTTGCCGGTGGCCGCCTGGCAGCCCAACGGCCCGCAAGTGCGCTACCGCATCATTCAACAGCCCGGGGACCGTTGGCTGTATGGCCTGGACGTGGCCCACACCGACTTGCCGGGCGTGCGCCAGATGGCGGACTTCCGCCTGACACGGGTTCAGCCGCTGGACCGCCCCTTGCTGTACAACGTGACATCGTCGCCCCAGGCCATTCGCGACCTGCAGTTGAGCGAAGCCATGCGCCGCCAGGACCTGCGGCTACCTGCCACCGGCGACCCGCGGACTCGCCAATGGGCCCAGGAGCTCAAGGGGCGCTACCCGCAGCCTGACGCCCTGGTGCAGGCGGTGCTTCAGCGTTTTCACGACGACGATTACCATTACACCCTCAGGCCGCCGGCACTGGGTAGCGATAGCATCGACAGCTTCCTGTTCAACAGCCGCGCCGGTTTCTGCGCCCACTACGCCGGGGCCATGACGTACCTGCTGCGTGCCGCCGGCATACCGGCGCGCATGGTGGTGGGCTACCAGGGCGGTGAGTTGAACCCGGCCGGGCGCTACCTCACGGTGCGTCAGTTCGATGCCCATGCCTGGGTCGAGTATTGGCAGCCTGGGCGCGGTTGGCGCAGCGCCGACCCCACGGCGGCAGTATCGCCGCTGCGCATCGACCAGGGCCCGGAAGAGGCATTGGCCAGCGACGAGGAGTTCCTCAGCGATGCACCCTTTTCGCCGTTGCGCCTGCGCCACTTCAGTTGGGCCAACGACTTGCGCCTGGGCTGGGATAACCTTAACTATGGCTGGCAGCGCTGGGTACTCGATTACCAGAGCGCGCAGCAACTGGACTTCCTCAACCGCTGGTTCAAGGGCCTGGCCAGTACGGTGTTGCCGGTGGGCCTGCTGGTGGTGCTGGGAGCATTGGCCCTGGTGCTGTTAAAGCCTTGGCGTCGGGCGGCCGATAGTCAGTTGCAACTGTATCAGCGCTTCGAGGCGTTGCTGGCCCGCCACGGGCTTGCCCGTGCCACGGGTGAGGGCGCCCAGGCTTACGCACGCCGGGCCAGCCGGCATTTTGCCGACCAGGCGGGGGTGATCGAGGCGTTCAGCGAGGCGTTCATCGCCCAGCGCTACGGCGGCCAGCCGGCGAACCTGGGCCAGTTGCGTCAACAATTCAAGGCAGTGCGGGCCAGCCTGGACGGCGTGCATCGCGTGGCGGTTCGGGAGTCCTCTTAA
- a CDS encoding methyl-accepting chemotaxis protein gives MGTWLSNLSLKYKFWAVNAVAFVTTLLLVLYAVHLEQQGRVADLQAVSAGAIGPSFAQVFEARFAQYAGAVLVLMLAMLGASQLLIRFLLSQLNTLKDVILHVEKTGDLSARVPVAGHDEVGQMAAAFNAMQAGYQRVVGTVARTAAQLDEGAARLASSMGQVRHGMLGQQSETDQAATAINEMTATVHHIAQHAGATRDLSQSADSLAGSGQQVVDRVQLSIAGLSTGVQQTAEMIQRLAEDSQKINGVVGVIHSIAEQTNLLALNAAIEAARAGEMGRGFAVVADEVRNLAKRVQASTDEITTMITALQAGTRDAVDFMQESSFKADDCVQQAREAGEALAQITGAVAQMRESNTQIAVAAEQQSQVAEEMNRAVVSIRDVTENTVQQTVDSATTSTDLASLATELNQAIGQLKL, from the coding sequence ATGGGTACCTGGCTCAGCAACCTTTCCCTCAAGTACAAATTCTGGGCCGTGAACGCGGTCGCCTTCGTCACCACCCTGCTGCTGGTGTTGTACGCCGTGCACCTGGAGCAGCAGGGCCGGGTGGCTGACCTGCAGGCAGTGTCGGCCGGCGCCATAGGCCCCAGCTTCGCCCAGGTGTTCGAAGCGCGCTTCGCCCAGTACGCCGGGGCCGTGCTGGTGTTGATGCTGGCCATGCTCGGCGCCTCGCAGCTGTTGATCCGCTTTCTACTCAGCCAGCTCAACACCCTCAAGGACGTGATCTTGCACGTCGAGAAAACCGGTGACCTGTCGGCCCGGGTGCCCGTGGCCGGCCATGACGAGGTCGGGCAGATGGCCGCGGCCTTCAACGCCATGCAGGCCGGTTACCAGCGCGTGGTGGGCACCGTGGCGCGCACCGCCGCGCAGTTGGACGAAGGTGCGGCCCGCCTGGCCAGCAGCATGGGCCAGGTGCGCCATGGCATGCTGGGGCAGCAGAGCGAGACCGACCAGGCCGCCACCGCCATCAATGAAATGACCGCCACCGTGCACCACATCGCCCAGCACGCCGGTGCCACCCGCGACCTGTCACAGAGCGCCGACAGCCTGGCCGGCAGCGGCCAGCAGGTGGTGGACAGGGTGCAACTGTCCATCGCCGGCCTGTCCACCGGCGTGCAGCAAACCGCCGAGATGATCCAGCGCCTGGCTGAGGACAGTCAGAAGATCAATGGCGTGGTCGGCGTCATTCACAGCATCGCCGAGCAGACCAACCTGCTGGCCCTGAACGCCGCCATCGAAGCCGCGCGGGCCGGGGAAATGGGCCGCGGCTTCGCCGTGGTGGCCGATGAGGTACGCAACCTGGCCAAGCGCGTGCAGGCATCCACCGACGAAATCACCACCATGATTACCGCCCTGCAGGCGGGTACCCGCGACGCCGTCGACTTCATGCAAGAGAGTTCGTTCAAGGCCGACGATTGCGTGCAGCAGGCCCGCGAAGCCGGTGAGGCGCTGGCGCAGATCACCGGGGCGGTGGCGCAGATGCGCGAAAGCAACACGCAGATCGCCGTCGCCGCCGAGCAGCAAAGCCAGGTGGCCGAGGAAATGAACCGGGCGGTCGTGAGCATTCGCGACGTCACCGAAAATACCGTGCAACAGACCGTCGATTCGGCCACCACCAGCACCGACCTGGCCAGCTTGGCCACGGAACTGAACCAGGCCATCGGGCAGCTGAAGCTGTAA
- a CDS encoding DUF58 domain-containing protein, which translates to MVAQRSGGAVIARLRQGVRRWQDRRAPPVAQVQLGQRQIYIMPDRSGAGFAVVLLLILLAAINYQNSMAYALVFLLGSVFVVAILHTFRNVSGLRVAGAGTPAVFAGEHARFLLRLESAGREHQAIAVGWSADSLQSVDVAAGTALELELNLPTVTRGWLAAPRMRLQSTFPLGVLRAWSYLNLGQRVLVYPRPLEGELPVMASAADDIEGEGQRVAGQGVDDYQGLKDYQPGDSWRRLHWKAYSRGGRLLVKEFADVRGRDLCLDFMALGGDLEQRLSRLCHWVLALSREQRPFALRLPGVYLPVDNSDGHREACLRALALYRQGGA; encoded by the coding sequence GTGGTTGCTCAAAGAAGTGGCGGCGCTGTGATCGCCCGCCTGCGCCAGGGCGTGCGACGGTGGCAGGACCGCCGCGCACCGCCCGTGGCACAGGTGCAGTTGGGCCAGCGGCAGATCTACATCATGCCCGACCGCAGCGGCGCAGGGTTTGCCGTGGTGCTGTTGTTGATTCTGCTGGCGGCCATCAACTACCAGAACAGCATGGCCTACGCCCTGGTGTTCTTGCTGGGCTCGGTATTCGTGGTGGCCATCCTGCATACTTTTCGCAACGTCAGTGGCTTGCGGGTCGCCGGCGCGGGCACCCCGGCGGTGTTCGCCGGTGAGCATGCGCGGTTCCTGCTGCGCCTGGAAAGCGCGGGGCGCGAGCACCAGGCCATCGCGGTGGGCTGGTCGGCGGACTCGCTGCAAAGCGTCGACGTGGCCGCCGGTACGGCGCTGGAACTGGAACTCAACCTGCCCACCGTGACGCGCGGCTGGCTGGCCGCACCGCGCATGCGCCTGCAAAGCACGTTCCCCCTGGGCGTGCTGCGGGCCTGGAGCTATCTCAACCTGGGCCAGCGGGTGCTGGTGTACCCGCGCCCCCTGGAAGGCGAGTTGCCGGTCATGGCCAGTGCCGCCGACGACATTGAAGGCGAGGGCCAGCGAGTTGCCGGGCAGGGGGTGGATGACTACCAAGGCTTGAAGGACTACCAACCGGGCGATTCGTGGCGGCGCCTGCACTGGAAGGCCTATTCCCGGGGCGGCAGGCTGCTGGTCAAGGAATTCGCCGATGTGCGTGGCCGCGACCTGTGCCTGGATTTCATGGCCTTGGGCGGCGACCTGGAGCAGCGCCTGTCGCGGCTGTGCCACTGGGTGCTGGCATTGTCCCGCGAGCAACGGCCGTTTGCCCTGCGACTACCGGGTGTGTACCTCCCGGTGGACAACAGTGACGGCCACCGCGAGGCCTGCCTGCGCGCCTTGGCGCTGTACCGGCAGGGGGGCGCATGA
- a CDS encoding AAA family ATPase: protein MHSQLNACLEAVNEVLLGKQHQVRLALTCLIAGGHLLIEDLPGMGKTTLSHTLARVMGLRFQRIQFTSDLLPSDILGTSVFDKDSGQFVFHPGPVFAELVLADEINRATPKSQSALLEAMEEGQVTIEGATRPLPQPFFVIATQNPTSQGGTFALPESQLDRFLMRLSLGYPAKAAEKALLLGESRRDLLPRMAAVLDHEELAMLQQHAREVRVSDALVDYVLRLVEATRTQPQFAWGLSPRASLALLAAARAWALVLGRDYVIPEDVQAVLPSVVSHRLRERADPTGQGGGALVQWLLKEVAAL from the coding sequence ATGCACAGCCAATTGAACGCCTGCCTCGAAGCCGTCAACGAGGTATTGCTGGGCAAGCAACACCAGGTTCGCCTGGCGCTGACCTGCCTGATCGCCGGCGGGCACCTGTTGATCGAGGACTTGCCGGGCATGGGCAAGACCACCTTGAGCCACACCCTGGCCCGCGTCATGGGCCTGCGCTTCCAGCGCATCCAGTTCACCTCCGACCTGTTGCCCAGTGACATCCTGGGGACGTCAGTGTTCGACAAGGACAGCGGGCAGTTCGTCTTTCACCCGGGGCCTGTTTTCGCCGAGCTTGTGCTGGCCGATGAGATCAACCGCGCCACGCCCAAAAGCCAGAGCGCGCTGCTGGAGGCCATGGAAGAGGGCCAGGTGACCATCGAAGGCGCCACTCGCCCCTTGCCGCAACCTTTTTTCGTCATCGCCACCCAGAACCCCACGAGCCAGGGCGGGACCTTTGCGCTGCCCGAGTCGCAGCTGGACCGATTTCTCATGCGCCTGTCCCTGGGCTACCCGGCCAAGGCGGCGGAAAAGGCGTTGTTGCTGGGCGAGTCGCGTCGCGACCTGCTGCCGCGCATGGCGGCGGTGCTGGACCATGAAGAGCTGGCGATGCTGCAACAACATGCCCGCGAGGTACGGGTCAGCGATGCGCTGGTGGACTATGTGCTGCGGCTGGTAGAGGCCACCCGTACCCAGCCACAGTTCGCCTGGGGCCTGTCGCCTCGCGCCAGCCTGGCACTATTGGCTGCGGCGCGGGCCTGGGCCCTGGTGCTGGGGCGTGACTATGTGATTCCCGAAGACGTGCAGGCGGTGTTGCCCTCGGTGGTCAGCCACCGCCTGCGCGAGCGTGCCGACCCCACCGGCCAGGGGGGTGGGGCATTGGTGCAGTGGTTGCTCAAAGAAGTGGCGGCGCTGTGA
- a CDS encoding CHAD domain-containing protein produces the protein MSTLLDEVIAHLLGIEIRLLACQARLEAHTDPEALHDLRTTVRRLRSLIRPLRGLPGVDQLEEAAKGVGQLTTPYRDREVLAAHLHKRGHHALAQRRVAQMKGVYPQVAASAELARLVRILDGFPRFARAAQREKLLGGLHKRVDKRLGKQWRQLEAALQDPGHDRHRLRLLIKRVRYAVEAYPALSRASDPLVKRLKQAQGALGDWHDNWQWLLKVEQEPDLLPCLPEWQAALVEGEQRSDRALDKLLAAVKY, from the coding sequence ATGTCGACATTGCTGGATGAAGTCATCGCCCACCTGTTGGGCATCGAAATACGCTTACTGGCGTGCCAGGCGCGGCTGGAAGCGCACACCGACCCTGAGGCGCTGCACGATCTGCGCACCACGGTGCGTCGCTTGCGCAGCCTGATCCGGCCGCTGCGTGGCCTGCCCGGAGTGGATCAGCTGGAGGAGGCCGCCAAGGGCGTTGGCCAGCTGACCACCCCCTACCGCGACCGCGAGGTGTTGGCCGCTCACCTGCATAAACGTGGGCATCACGCGTTGGCGCAGCGACGGGTGGCGCAGATGAAGGGTGTTTACCCTCAGGTCGCGGCCAGTGCCGAACTGGCGCGGCTGGTGCGCATCCTCGATGGTTTCCCACGCTTTGCCCGCGCGGCGCAACGGGAAAAATTGCTCGGTGGCCTGCACAAGCGGGTCGACAAGCGCCTGGGCAAGCAGTGGCGGCAGCTGGAAGCAGCACTGCAGGACCCGGGGCACGACCGGCACCGCCTGCGCTTGCTGATCAAGCGTGTGCGTTACGCGGTGGAAGCCTACCCCGCGCTCAGCCGCGCCAGCGACCCACTGGTCAAGCGGCTCAAGCAGGCCCAGGGCGCCCTGGGGGATTGGCACGACAACTGGCAATGGTTGCTGAAAGTCGAACAGGAACCCGACCTGCTGCCGTGCCTGCCCGAGTGGCAGGCAGCCCTGGTCGAGGGCGAGCAGCGCAGCGACCGGGCGTTGGACAAATTGCTGGCCGCCGTGAAGTATTAA
- a CDS encoding TatD family hydrolase — MQLIDIGVNLTNASFHEKHQAVLERAYAAGVVQLVLTGTEIACSEQSLALCEQLDESATRLFSTAGIHPHHASDWTADTERQLRHLLAQPRVRAVGECGLDFNRDFSPRPQQEKVLEQHLALAVELQRPAFLHERDASVRLLEILKDFRDRLPAAVVHCFTGEQKALFSYLDLDLHIGITGWICDERRGTHLHPLVGNIPRGRLMLESDAPYLLPRTLRPKPKNGRNEPAYLPEVLHEVARHRGESADDLAAHTTACARAFFNLPSPA; from the coding sequence ATGCAACTCATCGACATCGGCGTCAACCTGACCAACGCCAGTTTCCACGAAAAACACCAGGCGGTGCTGGAGCGCGCCTACGCCGCCGGCGTCGTTCAACTGGTGCTCACCGGCACTGAAATCGCCTGCAGCGAGCAGTCGCTGGCCCTGTGCGAGCAACTGGACGAAAGCGCCACGCGGCTGTTCAGCACGGCCGGCATTCACCCCCACCACGCCAGCGACTGGACCGCCGACACCGAGCGCCAGTTGCGCCACCTGCTGGCCCAGCCGCGGGTACGCGCCGTGGGCGAATGCGGCCTGGACTTCAACCGCGACTTCTCCCCGCGCCCGCAGCAGGAAAAGGTGCTGGAACAGCACCTGGCCCTGGCCGTGGAGTTGCAGCGCCCGGCGTTCCTGCATGAGCGCGATGCCAGCGTGCGCTTGCTGGAGATCCTCAAAGACTTCCGCGACCGGTTGCCCGCCGCCGTGGTGCACTGCTTCACCGGCGAACAGAAAGCGCTGTTCAGCTACCTGGACCTGGACCTGCACATCGGTATCACCGGCTGGATCTGCGACGAACGTCGTGGCACCCACCTGCACCCTCTGGTGGGCAATATCCCCCGCGGGCGGCTGATGCTGGAAAGCGATGCGCCTTACCTGCTGCCCCGCACCCTGCGGCCCAAGCCGAAGAACGGCCGCAATGAACCTGCCTACTTGCCTGAGGTGCTCCACGAAGTGGCCCGCCACCGAGGCGAAAGCGCCGACGACCTGGCCGCCCACACCACGGCATGCGCACGCGCGTTCTTCAACCTGCCAAGCCCGGCTTGA
- a CDS encoding acyl-CoA thioesterase, whose protein sequence is MKFAELLAAVRHHPEAVTIPGEWAQGRAGYGGLMAALLFEALQAKVGPGRPARSLAITFVAPAPLDAPIRFDVEVLREGKSVVSLLGRAVAESGTVTLMQASFGAPRESAIEVPALPAVALKPWAESTALPYIQGVTPEYIRHLDMRWGIGGLPFTGSGGRQMGGWVRLRDDTEAGPITEAHLLALVDAWPPAVLPHLRHPAPGSTLAWTLEFMQPLAALSTLDWCRYCATIEHARDGYGHTSAMLWTEAGELVAISRQTVTVFG, encoded by the coding sequence ATGAAATTCGCCGAGCTGCTGGCCGCTGTCCGTCATCACCCCGAGGCCGTGACCATTCCCGGTGAATGGGCCCAAGGCCGCGCGGGGTACGGCGGGCTGATGGCGGCGCTGCTGTTCGAAGCGCTGCAGGCAAAGGTGGGGCCGGGGCGACCGGCGCGGTCCTTGGCCATCACCTTCGTGGCGCCCGCGCCGCTGGACGCCCCCATCCGTTTTGACGTGGAGGTGCTGCGCGAGGGTAAATCGGTGGTTTCCCTGCTGGGCCGGGCGGTGGCCGAAAGCGGCACGGTGACGCTGATGCAGGCAAGCTTCGGCGCGCCGCGTGAATCGGCCATCGAGGTGCCGGCGTTACCCGCGGTGGCACTCAAGCCGTGGGCCGAATCCACCGCCTTGCCGTATATCCAGGGCGTGACGCCAGAGTACATTCGCCATCTGGACATGCGCTGGGGGATCGGCGGGCTGCCGTTCACAGGAAGCGGTGGCCGGCAGATGGGCGGCTGGGTGCGCCTGCGTGACGACACCGAAGCGGGGCCCATCACCGAGGCGCACCTGCTGGCGCTGGTCGATGCCTGGCCGCCGGCGGTGCTGCCACACCTGCGCCACCCGGCGCCGGGCAGCACCCTGGCCTGGACCCTTGAATTCATGCAACCGCTGGCGGCGTTGAGCACCCTGGACTGGTGCCGTTATTGCGCGACCATCGAGCACGCCCGTGATGGGTACGGGCATACCTCGGCGATGCTGTGGACGGAAGCGGGGGAGTTGGTGGCCATCAGTCGGCAGACGGTCACCGTGTTCGGGTAA